One Citrobacter amalonaticus genomic window carries:
- the yniD gene encoding small membrane protein YniD, translating into MPSNRFAKKHWKMVVVLIVICGAMLLLRWAAMIWG; encoded by the coding sequence ATGCCATCAAATCGCTTCGCCAAAAAACACTGGAAAATGGTGGTCGTCCTGATCGTCATCTGTGGCGCAATGCTATTGCTACGCTGGGCGGCAATGATTTGGGGATAG
- a CDS encoding helix-turn-helix domain-containing protein, translating to MQRCSAPSMALANWIAHFWCWQMTAGTPLPTLFPGTGGELLLNLGDPLLIATIPLDSQQTSNYRIVPKGEAVLLRPRKSRMIFTPQGEIDLLSIRLRSATCFPLLGIAMDELDDVPVSFTDLGLCCAIPELINLSYDKRISRLERWLLTMVDRCERANSDLIQAVNRLYYGESFSTIRSQLGMTERTMLRRVHQFTGVDARYFCRTARFQRTLRQLLVDGDILTSAFSHGYYDQAHFIKTCRLYTDLTPTELLKRQYRQLNYYTYTLAEYGP from the coding sequence ATGCAACGATGCAGTGCACCCAGTATGGCGCTGGCTAACTGGATAGCCCATTTCTGGTGCTGGCAAATGACAGCAGGGACGCCCTTACCCACGCTCTTTCCCGGTACCGGAGGCGAACTGCTGCTCAACCTGGGCGATCCTCTGCTCATTGCGACGATACCGCTGGATAGCCAACAGACATCAAATTACCGTATTGTCCCAAAGGGCGAGGCCGTCCTGCTTCGCCCCCGCAAGTCCAGAATGATATTCACCCCCCAGGGAGAAATCGATTTACTCTCAATCCGGCTGCGCTCTGCAACTTGTTTTCCCCTGCTGGGTATTGCGATGGATGAATTGGATGATGTTCCTGTTTCCTTCACCGATCTGGGTCTATGTTGTGCCATCCCGGAATTGATTAACTTATCGTATGACAAACGTATCAGCCGGTTAGAACGTTGGCTGCTAACAATGGTTGACCGTTGCGAACGGGCGAACAGCGATCTCATCCAGGCGGTGAATCGACTGTATTACGGCGAGTCGTTCTCGACAATCCGTAGCCAGTTGGGAATGACTGAGCGGACGATGCTACGACGCGTACATCAATTCACTGGCGTCGATGCGCGCTATTTTTGCCGCACAGCCCGATTTCAGCGAACGCTGCGCCAGTTACTGGTGGACGGCGATATCCTGACGAGTGCGTTCAGCCACGGCTACTACGATCAAGCGCATTTCATCAAAACATGTCGACTCTATACTGACCTGACGCCCACTGAACTTTTGAAGCGTCAGTACCGACAGCTTAACTACTATACCTACACGCTCGCAGAGTACGGGCCATAG
- a CDS encoding DUF6506 family protein, which yields MSDTLKAAFIFVAPHAVAETHNAWVKTEQVQVKTIAVSDYQQAGKLLDALYDEGIRAIELCAGFGHLGVAHMVKAAAGRMQVGVVRFDLHPGLGNRSGDSLFE from the coding sequence ATGAGCGATACGTTAAAAGCTGCATTTATATTTGTTGCGCCTCACGCAGTGGCCGAAACCCATAACGCATGGGTGAAAACCGAGCAGGTGCAGGTTAAAACCATCGCGGTGAGCGATTATCAGCAGGCAGGTAAACTCCTTGATGCGCTCTATGATGAGGGGATCCGCGCAATTGAATTATGTGCGGGTTTCGGCCATCTTGGTGTTGCGCATATGGTGAAAGCGGCAGCAGGCAGAATGCAGGTCGGCGTCGTTCGCTTTGACCTTCATCCGGGACTGGGAAACCGCAGTGGAGACAGTCTGTTTGAGTAA
- the thrS gene encoding threonine--tRNA ligase has product MPVITLPDGSQRHYDHAVSPMDVALDIGPGLAKATIAGRVNGELVDASDLIENDATLSIITAKDEEGLEIIRHSCAHLLGHAIKQLWPNTKMAIGPVVDNGFYYDVDLDRTLTQEDIDALEKRMHELAEKNYDVIKKKVSWHEARETFVKRGEIYKVSILDENIAHDDKPGLYHHEEYVDMCRGPHVPNMRFCHHFKLMKTAGAYWRGDSDNKMLQRIYGTAWADKKALSAYLQRLEEAAKRDHRKIGKQLDLYHMQEEAPGMVFWHNDGWTIFRELEVFVRSKLKEYQYQEVKGPFMMDRVLWEKTGHWDNYKDAMFTTSSENREYCIKPMNCPGHVQIFNQGLKSYRDLPLRMAEFGSCHRNEPSGALHGLMRVRGFTQDDAHIFCTEEQIRDEVNACIRMVYDMYSTFGFEKIVVKLSTRPEKRIGSDEMWDRAEADLAVALEENNIPFEYQLGEGAFYGPKIEFTLYDCLDRAWQCGTVQLDFSLPSRLSASYVGENNERQVPVMIHRAILGSMERFIGILTEEFAGFFPTWLAPVQVVVMNITDSQSEYVNELTQKLQNAGIRVKADLRNEKIGFKIREHTLRRVPYMLVCGDKEVEAGKVAVRTRRGKDLGSLDVCEVIEKLQQEIRSRSLQQLEE; this is encoded by the coding sequence ATGCCTGTTATTACTCTTCCTGATGGCAGTCAACGCCATTACGACCACGCTGTAAGCCCCATGGATGTTGCGCTGGACATTGGTCCAGGTCTGGCGAAAGCCACCATCGCTGGCCGCGTTAATGGCGAACTGGTTGATGCTTCTGACCTGATCGAAAATGATGCGACGCTCTCTATCATCACCGCAAAAGATGAAGAAGGGCTGGAGATCATTCGTCACTCCTGTGCACACCTGTTAGGTCATGCGATCAAACAACTTTGGCCGAATACCAAAATGGCTATCGGTCCGGTTGTCGACAACGGTTTCTATTATGACGTAGACCTTGACCGTACGTTGACCCAGGAAGACATCGATGCGCTCGAGAAGCGGATGCACGAGCTCGCTGAGAAAAATTACGACGTCATTAAGAAGAAAGTCAGTTGGCACGAAGCGCGTGAAACCTTCGTGAAGCGTGGCGAGATTTATAAAGTTTCCATTCTTGATGAAAACATTGCCCATGATGACAAACCTGGTTTGTATCATCATGAAGAATATGTCGATATGTGCCGCGGTCCGCACGTGCCGAATATGCGCTTCTGCCATCACTTTAAACTGATGAAAACCGCAGGCGCGTACTGGCGTGGCGACAGCGACAATAAGATGTTGCAGCGTATCTACGGTACAGCCTGGGCAGATAAAAAAGCCCTCAGCGCTTATCTGCAACGTCTGGAAGAAGCGGCAAAACGTGACCACCGTAAAATCGGTAAGCAGCTTGACCTGTATCACATGCAGGAAGAAGCGCCGGGTATGGTGTTCTGGCATAACGACGGCTGGACTATTTTCCGCGAACTGGAAGTCTTTGTGCGCTCCAAGCTCAAAGAGTATCAGTATCAGGAAGTGAAAGGGCCGTTCATGATGGACCGCGTGCTGTGGGAAAAAACCGGGCACTGGGACAACTACAAAGATGCGATGTTCACCACCTCTTCAGAGAACCGTGAATACTGCATCAAGCCGATGAACTGTCCGGGTCACGTACAGATTTTTAATCAGGGCCTGAAATCTTACCGCGACCTGCCGCTGCGTATGGCAGAGTTTGGTAGCTGCCATCGTAACGAGCCGTCAGGTGCGTTACATGGTCTGATGCGTGTACGCGGCTTCACCCAGGATGATGCACATATCTTCTGTACTGAAGAGCAAATCCGCGATGAAGTTAACGCCTGCATCCGTATGGTCTACGATATGTACAGCACATTTGGCTTCGAGAAAATCGTGGTCAAACTCTCCACTCGTCCCGAAAAACGCATCGGTAGCGACGAAATGTGGGATCGTGCTGAGGCGGACCTGGCCGTTGCGCTGGAAGAAAACAATATCCCATTTGAATATCAACTGGGTGAAGGCGCATTCTACGGTCCGAAAATTGAATTTACCCTGTATGACTGCCTCGATCGCGCATGGCAGTGCGGTACTGTACAGCTGGACTTCTCTCTGCCGTCTCGTCTGAGCGCCTCCTATGTGGGCGAAAACAACGAGCGTCAGGTACCGGTGATGATTCACCGCGCAATTCTTGGGTCTATGGAACGTTTCATTGGTATCCTGACTGAAGAGTTCGCAGGCTTCTTCCCGACCTGGCTTGCGCCGGTTCAGGTAGTGGTGATGAACATTACTGATTCACAGTCTGAATACGTTAACGAATTGACGCAGAAACTTCAAAATGCGGGCATTCGTGTAAAAGCAGACTTGAGAAATGAGAAGATAGGCTTTAAAATCCGCGAGCACACATTACGTCGTGTCCCTTATATGTTGGTCTGTGGTGATAAAGAAGTGGAAGCAGGCAAAGTTGCCGTTCGCACTCGCCGCGGAAAAGACCTGGGCAGCCTTGACGTATGTGAAGTGATTGAGAAGCTGCAACAAGAGATTCGCAGCCGCAGTCTTCAACAACTGGAGGAATAA
- the infC gene encoding translation initiation factor IF-3, whose amino-acid sequence MKGGKRVQTARPNRINGEIRAQEVRLTGLEGEQLGIVSLREAIEKAEEAGVDLVEISPNAEPPVCRIMDYGKFLYEKSKSSKEQKKKQKVIQVKEIKFRPGTDDGDYQVKLRSLIRFLEDGDKAKITLRFRGREMAHQQIGMEVLTRVRDDLSELAVVESFPTKIEGRQMIMVLAPKKKQ is encoded by the coding sequence ATTAAAGGCGGAAAACGAGTTCAAACGGCACGTCCGAATCGTATCAATGGCGAGATTCGCGCCCAGGAAGTTCGCTTAACAGGTCTGGAAGGCGAGCAACTGGGTATTGTGAGTCTGAGAGAAGCAATCGAAAAAGCTGAAGAAGCTGGAGTAGATTTAGTTGAAATCAGCCCTAACGCCGAACCGCCAGTTTGTCGTATCATGGACTACGGCAAGTTCCTTTATGAAAAGAGTAAGTCTTCTAAGGAACAGAAGAAAAAGCAAAAAGTTATCCAGGTTAAGGAAATTAAATTCCGTCCTGGTACCGACGATGGCGATTATCAGGTAAAACTCCGCAGCCTGATTCGCTTTCTGGAAGATGGCGATAAGGCCAAGATCACACTGCGTTTTCGCGGTCGTGAGATGGCCCACCAACAGATTGGTATGGAAGTGCTGACGCGCGTTCGTGACGATCTGAGTGAACTGGCAGTAGTCGAATCCTTCCCTACGAAGATCGAAGGCCGCCAGATGATCATGGTGCTCGCTCCCAAGAAGAAACAGTAG
- the rpmI gene encoding 50S ribosomal protein L35 produces MPKIKTVRGAAKRFKKTGGGGFKRKHANLRHILTKKSTKRKRHLRPKGLVSKGDLGLVIACLPYA; encoded by the coding sequence ATGCCAAAAATTAAGACCGTACGCGGTGCTGCTAAGCGCTTCAAAAAAACCGGTGGTGGTGGATTTAAGCGTAAGCACGCAAACCTGCGTCATATTCTGACCAAAAAATCAACTAAGCGTAAACGTCACCTGCGTCCAAAAGGCCTTGTTTCTAAAGGCGATCTGGGTCTGGTTATCGCGTGCCTGCCGTACGCATAA
- the rplT gene encoding 50S ribosomal protein L20, protein MARVKRGVIARARHKKILKQAKGYYGARSRVYRVAFQAVIKAGQYAYRDRRQRKRQFRQLWIARINAAARQNGISYSKFINGLKKASVEIDRKILADIAVFDKVAFTALVEKAKAALA, encoded by the coding sequence ATGGCTCGCGTAAAACGTGGTGTAATTGCACGCGCACGTCACAAGAAAATTTTGAAACAAGCCAAAGGTTACTACGGTGCGCGTTCTCGCGTATACCGCGTTGCCTTCCAGGCCGTCATCAAAGCAGGTCAGTATGCTTACCGTGACCGTCGTCAACGTAAGCGTCAGTTCCGTCAACTGTGGATTGCGCGTATCAACGCAGCAGCACGTCAGAACGGTATTTCTTACAGCAAATTCATCAACGGCCTGAAAAAAGCCTCTGTTGAAATCGACCGTAAGATCCTGGCTGACATCGCTGTATTCGACAAAGTAGCGTTCACCGCTCTGGTCGAAAAAGCGAAAGCAGCTCTGGCATAA
- the pheM gene encoding pheST operon leader peptide PheM yields MNAAIFRFFFYFST; encoded by the coding sequence ATGAATGCTGCTATTTTCCGCTTCTTTTTTTACTTTAGCACCTGA
- the pheS gene encoding phenylalanine--tRNA ligase subunit alpha, producing the protein MSHLAELVASAKAAINQASDVAALDNVRVEYLGKKGHLTLQMTTLRELPAEERPAAGAVINEAKEQVQQALNARKADLENAALNARLAAETIDVSLPGRRIENGGLHPVTRTIDRIESFFGELGFTVATGPEIEDDYHNFDALNIPGHHPARADHDTFWFDATRLLRTQTSGVQIRTMKDQQPPIRIIAPGRVYRNDYDQTHTPMFHQMEGLIVDTNISFTNLKGTLHDFLRNFFEEDLQIRFRPSYFPFTEPSAEVDVMGKNGKWLEVLGCGMVHPNVLRNVGIDPEIYSGFAFGMGMERLTMLRYGVTDLRAFFENDLRFLKQFK; encoded by the coding sequence ATGTCACATCTCGCAGAACTGGTAGCCAGTGCGAAGGCGGCCATTAATCAGGCGTCAGATGTTGCCGCGTTAGACAATGTGCGCGTCGAATATTTGGGCAAAAAAGGGCACCTGACCCTTCAGATGACGACGCTGCGCGAGCTGCCAGCTGAAGAGCGTCCTGCCGCCGGCGCGGTGATTAACGAAGCGAAAGAGCAGGTACAGCAGGCGCTCAACGCGCGTAAAGCCGATCTGGAAAACGCCGCGCTGAATGCGCGTCTGGCAGCGGAAACCATCGATGTTTCTCTGCCGGGGCGTCGCATTGAAAATGGCGGCCTGCATCCGGTCACCCGTACCATCGATCGCATTGAAAGCTTCTTTGGTGAGCTTGGCTTTACCGTTGCGACCGGCCCGGAAATCGAAGATGACTACCATAACTTCGATGCGCTGAATATTCCTGGTCACCATCCGGCTCGTGCCGATCACGACACCTTCTGGTTTGATGCCACCCGTCTGCTGCGTACTCAGACTTCCGGCGTACAGATTCGTACCATGAAAGATCAGCAGCCGCCGATTCGCATTATTGCGCCGGGTCGTGTGTACCGTAACGACTACGATCAGACGCATACCCCGATGTTCCACCAGATGGAAGGCCTGATTGTGGATACCAACATCAGCTTTACCAATCTGAAAGGGACGTTGCATGACTTCCTGCGTAACTTCTTTGAAGAGGATTTGCAGATTCGTTTCCGTCCTTCTTATTTCCCGTTTACTGAGCCGTCTGCCGAAGTGGACGTGATGGGCAAGAACGGTAAATGGCTGGAAGTGCTGGGTTGCGGCATGGTGCATCCGAACGTTCTGCGTAACGTGGGTATCGACCCGGAAATCTACTCAGGTTTCGCGTTTGGGATGGGGATGGAGCGTCTGACCATGTTGCGTTACGGTGTGACTGACCTGCGTGCGTTCTTCGAAAATGATCTGCGTTTCCTCAAACAGTTTAAATAA